One stretch of Streptomyces sp. A2-16 DNA includes these proteins:
- a CDS encoding ABC transporter substrate-binding protein, which yields MRVRAIAGVGALMLLTGCGAADMTKQASPFANAQGAKSVTLSVQSWVGAQANVAVAQYLLEHKLGYRVDTVQVDEVPAWDALSQGRVDAILEDWGHPEQEQRYVKDKKTITPGGGLGVTGHIGWFVPTYFAKQHPDVTNWKNLNKYASQLRTAESGGKGQLMDGSPSYVTNDKALVKNLKLDYQVVFAGSEAAQITQMKQFAKEKKPFLTYWYAPQWLFEKVPMTEVKLPAYKEGCDADPAKVACAYPHTPLQKYLNTDFAKSGGKAAAFLKKFKWTTEDQNQVSLMIADQKLTPEEAAKKWVDGHASTWKAWLS from the coding sequence ATGCGAGTACGTGCGATCGCGGGCGTCGGTGCCCTGATGCTGCTCACCGGTTGCGGTGCCGCCGACATGACCAAGCAGGCCTCGCCCTTCGCCAACGCCCAGGGCGCCAAGAGCGTGACCCTGTCCGTGCAGTCCTGGGTCGGCGCGCAGGCCAACGTGGCCGTCGCCCAGTACCTGTTGGAGCACAAGCTCGGCTACCGGGTCGACACCGTCCAGGTCGACGAGGTGCCCGCCTGGGACGCCCTCAGCCAGGGCCGGGTCGACGCCATCCTGGAGGACTGGGGCCACCCCGAGCAGGAACAGCGGTACGTCAAGGACAAGAAGACGATCACGCCGGGCGGCGGACTCGGCGTGACCGGGCACATCGGCTGGTTCGTGCCGACCTACTTCGCCAAGCAGCACCCGGACGTCACGAACTGGAAGAACCTCAACAAGTACGCCTCGCAGCTCCGTACGGCGGAGAGCGGCGGCAAGGGCCAGCTGATGGACGGCTCCCCGTCCTACGTCACCAACGACAAGGCGCTGGTGAAGAACCTCAAGCTGGACTACCAGGTGGTGTTCGCCGGTTCGGAGGCCGCGCAGATCACCCAGATGAAGCAGTTCGCCAAGGAGAAGAAGCCCTTCCTGACCTACTGGTACGCCCCCCAGTGGCTGTTCGAGAAGGTCCCCATGACCGAGGTGAAACTGCCCGCCTACAAGGAGGGCTGCGACGCGGACCCGGCGAAGGTCGCCTGCGCCTATCCGCACACCCCGCTGCAGAAGTACCTCAACACGGACTTCGCGAAGTCCGGCGGCAAGGCGGCGGCCTTCCTGAAGAAGTTCAAGTGGACGACGGAGGACCAGAACCAGGTCTCCCTGATGATCGCCGACCAGAAGCTGACGCCCGAGGAGGCGGCGAAGAAGTGGGTGGACGGCCACGCGTCGACCTGGAAGGCGTGGCTGTCCTGA
- a CDS encoding ABC transporter permease subunit has translation MATVTASTPRALPTGLLRHRAVHKLLLIALAAAVLVPLANARWASGSWPTALTVDLTKPLGSASDWIIDNRDSHPLFLYFFGYVSNAVVISVRAVYLVLLGAGWAGVTAFGALVAWRVAGVRLAVGTAAAFLACGLLGMWVPTMQTLALMVVAVLASVVVGVLLGLAAGLSRRMDKVLRPVLDTMQVMPAYAYLLPVVLVFGMGVPAAVLATVVYAAPPMARLTALGLQGADKEVLEAVESLGTTARQRLLTARVPLARKELLLGLNQTIMMALSMAVIASVIGAAGLGDRVYQALASVDVGAALAAGIPIVLLAVVLDRVTGAAGAADDSTEGRGRAGWAYALAGTVVVAVAGRLLGRVDWPDAWTLNIAEPVNRAVDWMTAHLYSGVPVIGGTADWAAHFTTWILDPVRDGLQGLPWWSVLLVVATLAWLIGTWRTALTAVLAMAAIGVLGVWTPALDTLSQVLAAVAVTLVLGFATAIAAARSDRVERLLRPVLDVFQTMPQFVYLIPVVALFGVGRAPAAAAAVVYALPAVVRITTQGLRQVDPAAMESSRSLGATSWQQLRQVQLPLARPALLLAVNQGVVLVLAVVVIGGLVGGGALGYDTVFGLAQGDLATGLVAGAAIVCLGLMLDRVTQPTERRPGKGA, from the coding sequence ATGGCTACCGTCACCGCGTCCACACCCCGCGCCCTGCCCACCGGTCTGCTCAGGCACCGGGCCGTCCACAAGCTGCTGCTCATCGCCCTCGCCGCAGCCGTTCTGGTCCCCCTCGCCAACGCCCGCTGGGCCAGCGGCAGCTGGCCGACCGCCCTGACCGTCGACCTCACCAAGCCGCTCGGCAGCGCCAGCGACTGGATCATCGACAACCGCGACAGCCACCCGCTGTTCCTCTACTTCTTCGGCTACGTCAGCAACGCGGTCGTGATCTCCGTACGCGCCGTGTACCTCGTCCTGCTCGGCGCGGGCTGGGCCGGCGTCACCGCGTTCGGTGCCCTCGTGGCCTGGCGGGTCGCCGGCGTCAGGCTCGCCGTGGGCACGGCGGCCGCGTTCCTCGCCTGCGGGCTGCTCGGCATGTGGGTCCCCACCATGCAGACCCTCGCCCTGATGGTCGTCGCCGTGCTCGCCTCGGTCGTCGTCGGCGTCCTGCTCGGGCTCGCCGCCGGGCTGTCCCGCCGCATGGACAAGGTCCTGCGCCCGGTCCTGGACACCATGCAGGTCATGCCCGCCTACGCCTACCTCCTCCCGGTGGTCCTGGTCTTCGGCATGGGCGTGCCCGCCGCGGTCCTCGCGACCGTCGTCTACGCCGCCCCGCCCATGGCCCGCCTCACCGCGCTCGGCCTCCAGGGCGCCGACAAGGAGGTCCTGGAGGCGGTCGAGTCGCTCGGCACCACCGCCCGCCAGCGACTGCTGACCGCCCGTGTCCCGCTGGCCCGCAAGGAACTCCTCCTCGGCCTCAACCAGACCATCATGATGGCGCTGTCCATGGCCGTCATCGCGTCCGTGATCGGCGCCGCCGGCCTCGGTGACCGCGTCTACCAGGCACTGGCCTCGGTCGACGTGGGCGCGGCCCTCGCGGCCGGCATCCCGATCGTGCTGCTGGCCGTCGTCCTCGACCGGGTGACCGGTGCGGCGGGCGCGGCGGACGACAGCACCGAGGGACGGGGGCGCGCCGGATGGGCGTACGCCCTCGCCGGGACCGTCGTCGTGGCGGTCGCCGGACGGCTGCTCGGCCGTGTCGACTGGCCCGACGCCTGGACCCTGAACATCGCCGAGCCCGTCAACCGGGCCGTCGACTGGATGACGGCCCACCTCTACTCCGGTGTTCCCGTCATCGGCGGCACCGCCGACTGGGCGGCCCACTTCACCACCTGGATCCTCGACCCGGTCCGCGACGGTCTGCAGGGGCTGCCCTGGTGGTCCGTGCTGCTCGTCGTGGCCACCCTCGCCTGGCTGATCGGCACCTGGCGCACCGCGCTCACCGCGGTCCTCGCCATGGCCGCGATCGGCGTCCTCGGCGTATGGACACCCGCGCTGGACACCCTGTCGCAGGTGCTCGCGGCCGTCGCCGTCACCCTCGTCCTGGGCTTCGCGACCGCCATAGCGGCGGCCCGCAGCGACCGCGTCGAGCGCCTGCTCCGGCCCGTCCTGGACGTCTTCCAGACGATGCCGCAGTTCGTGTACCTGATCCCGGTCGTCGCCCTGTTCGGCGTGGGCCGTGCGCCCGCCGCCGCGGCGGCCGTCGTCTACGCGCTGCCCGCCGTCGTCCGCATCACCACCCAGGGCCTGCGCCAGGTCGACCCGGCCGCGATGGAGTCCTCGCGCTCGCTCGGCGCGACCAGCTGGCAGCAGCTGCGCCAGGTGCAGCTCCCGCTTGCCCGGCCCGCGTTGCTGCTCGCCGTCAACCAGGGCGTGGTCCTCGTCCTCGCCGTCGTCGTCATCGGCGGTCTGGTCGGCGGAGGCGCGCTCGGCTACGACACCGTCTTCGGCCTGGCCCAGGGCGACCTGGCGACCGGCCTGGTCGCGGGCGCCGCGATCGTCTGCCTCGGCCTGATGCTCGACCGGGTCACCCAGCCGACGGAACGCCGCCCGGGGAAGGGAGCCTGA